A part of Kitasatospora kifunensis genomic DNA contains:
- a CDS encoding ATP-binding protein, which produces MSRPGRGLEYRLTVAATATDPIERMACVGFARRALRAAATGWGITGGALDDLVAVASELIANAATHNKPGTIDATLRLAPPGDRLRVEVGDGGNGQLRPQDRFGDGAALTGRGLLMVDALTDQWGAMQTPAGKTVWAELVLPTPLDIPAVTRQTRRAVAAADVVAASRLRTQPLPRPACATRGSHLG; this is translated from the coding sequence GTGAGCCGGCCCGGCCGCGGGCTGGAGTACCGCCTGACGGTGGCCGCCACCGCCACCGACCCGATCGAGCGCATGGCCTGCGTCGGTTTCGCCCGCCGGGCGCTGCGCGCCGCCGCGACCGGCTGGGGCATCACCGGCGGTGCGCTGGACGACCTGGTCGCCGTCGCCTCCGAACTCATCGCCAACGCTGCCACCCACAACAAGCCCGGCACCATCGACGCCACGCTGCGCCTGGCCCCGCCCGGCGATCGGCTGCGCGTCGAAGTCGGCGACGGCGGAAACGGCCAGCTCCGCCCGCAGGACCGGTTCGGTGACGGCGCGGCGTTGACGGGGCGCGGCCTGCTAATGGTCGATGCCCTCACCGACCAATGGGGCGCGATGCAGACCCCGGCGGGGAAGACGGTGTGGGCCGAACTCGTCCTGCCGACCCCACTCGACATCCCCGCCGTCACCCGCCAGACCCGCCGCGCGGTCGCCGCCGCGGACGTCGTCGCCGCTTCCCGGCTGCGCACCCAGCCGCTCCCGCGGCCAGCCTGCGCCACCCGGGGTAGCCACTTGGGGTAG
- a CDS encoding GNAT family N-acetyltransferase, producing MSHIIRGVRNEDWARIKEIRLDALRDPVAPVAFLETYEQAAARPDEFWQDRAAGAAEGIAARQFVAEAADGRWLGTVSVLVERPGKRGALEGDVVEVAQTHIVGVFVRPEARGSGLAQELFRAALEWSWSLAEPRIQRVRLFVHEDNARAAAMYEKAGFKRSGVALPVPGDATRREIELAVHRG from the coding sequence ATGAGCCACATCATCAGGGGCGTGCGGAACGAGGATTGGGCGCGGATCAAGGAGATCAGGCTGGACGCGTTGCGGGACCCGGTCGCGCCCGTCGCCTTCCTCGAGACGTACGAGCAGGCCGCCGCCAGGCCCGACGAGTTCTGGCAGGACCGCGCCGCCGGAGCCGCCGAGGGCATCGCCGCACGGCAGTTCGTCGCGGAGGCCGCCGACGGGCGCTGGCTCGGCACGGTCTCCGTGCTGGTCGAGCGGCCCGGCAAGCGCGGGGCCCTCGAAGGCGACGTCGTCGAGGTCGCGCAGACGCACATCGTCGGGGTCTTCGTCCGACCCGAGGCGCGGGGCAGCGGGCTGGCGCAGGAGCTCTTCCGGGCAGCCCTGGAGTGGTCGTGGTCGCTCGCCGAACCCCGGATCCAACGGGTGCGGCTCTTCGTCCACGAGGACAACGCCCGCGCGGCGGCGATGTACGAGAAGGCCGGCTTCAAGCGCTCCGGCGTGGCGCTGCCCGTGCCCGGCGACGCGACCCGCCGGGAGATCGAGCTGGCGGTGCACCGGGGCTGA
- a CDS encoding GNAT family N-acetyltransferase — protein MSEQARVGEVTVRVLDGEATARLEDGLKAVFAEAFAEPPYGEGTVADVDRAFKRFRSQTRKPGFLASVALDPGDQVVGMAYGYPLAATTRWWDTLTGPVADDVRAEDGKRTFGLFELAVRPAWRRRGIATRMHTALTEAVTNERMLLNSRPEATAAQAAYRAWGYRYAGTAIPWEGAAPHHVLVLELRV, from the coding sequence GTGAGTGAGCAGGCCAGGGTGGGCGAGGTGACGGTTCGGGTGTTGGACGGCGAGGCGACCGCGCGGCTGGAGGACGGGCTGAAGGCCGTGTTCGCCGAGGCATTCGCCGAGCCACCGTACGGCGAAGGCACCGTGGCCGACGTCGACCGGGCCTTCAAGCGCTTCCGTTCCCAGACGCGCAAGCCCGGTTTCCTGGCCTCCGTCGCCCTCGACCCCGGCGACCAGGTCGTGGGGATGGCGTACGGCTACCCGCTCGCCGCGACGACCAGGTGGTGGGACACCTTGACCGGACCCGTGGCGGACGACGTCCGCGCCGAGGACGGGAAGCGGACCTTTGGGCTGTTCGAACTCGCCGTCCGACCGGCCTGGCGGCGCCGGGGCATCGCCACTCGAATGCACACCGCGCTGACCGAGGCCGTGACCAACGAGCGGATGCTGCTGAACAGCAGGCCCGAGGCCACCGCCGCCCAGGCCGCCTACCGCGCCTGGGGCTACCGCTACGCGGGTACCGCGATCCCGTGGGAAGGGGCAGCGCCCCATCACGTCCTGGTGTTGGAGCTGCGGGTCTGA
- a CDS encoding MerR family transcriptional regulator: MSIDQTWKVGTLAEASGLTVRTLHHWDQIGLLSPSRRTAAGHREYAEQEVIRLYQVLALRRLGLGLETIATCLDVGVDPVRLVREHLAGVEASIASLEALRQRLTHIHGELVCDRAPEVSALIGALQTMGSAGPESGQALRRHLDDDQMQTLRDRASVLGPAAHYLVEVEWPELYRRAEALRTAGVDPAAPEVRKLVARMDELSSLFTGGDSDVSAAVRSAWHHEPAAMSGDPTAPADAWHELTAYLDRARATT; this comes from the coding sequence ATGAGCATCGACCAGACATGGAAGGTCGGAACACTCGCCGAGGCGAGTGGGCTGACCGTTCGTACCTTGCATCACTGGGACCAGATCGGACTTCTCAGTCCGTCCAGGCGTACGGCCGCAGGGCACCGCGAGTACGCCGAGCAGGAGGTGATCCGCCTGTACCAGGTGCTCGCGCTGCGTCGTCTCGGGCTGGGGCTGGAGACCATCGCCACCTGCCTGGACGTCGGAGTCGACCCGGTCCGTCTGGTGCGCGAGCACCTGGCCGGCGTCGAGGCCTCCATCGCGTCCCTGGAGGCCCTGCGGCAACGGTTGACCCATATCCACGGCGAGTTGGTCTGCGACCGGGCACCGGAGGTCTCCGCCTTGATCGGCGCGCTCCAGACGATGGGCAGCGCGGGACCGGAGAGCGGGCAGGCGCTGCGACGCCACCTCGACGACGATCAGATGCAGACCTTGCGGGACCGGGCGTCGGTGCTGGGTCCTGCCGCCCACTACCTGGTGGAGGTCGAGTGGCCGGAGCTGTACCGCAGGGCCGAGGCGCTGCGGACCGCCGGGGTGGATCCGGCGGCACCCGAGGTGAGGAAGCTGGTGGCACGCATGGATGAGCTGAGCTCGCTGTTCACCGGGGGCGACAGCGACGTCTCGGCCGCGGTGCGGTCCGCCTGGCACCACGAGCCGGCCGCGATGTCCGGCGACCCGACGGCCCCGGCCGACGCCTGGCACGAGCTGACCGCCTACCTCGACCGCGCCCGCGC